In SAR202 cluster bacterium, the genomic stretch TACAAAGTGATGACGCTATGACAGCTGACTGGGCAAAAATCCCCTATGAAGTTCTAAGTACTATTTCAAACAGAATTGTAAACGAAGTACCTTCTGTTAATCGTGTAGTCTATGACATAACCAGTAAGCCTCCTGGCACTATAGAGTGGGAATAAATGAAAGTTCTTATTGTAGGATCTGGTGGTAGAGAACATGCAATTGCATGGTCTATACGAAAAACAAATAGCGAAAATCTTCAAATATATGTAGCGCCAGGAAATGCAGGGACATTGCCTTTTGCTACTAATGTAAATATTCAAATTACCCAAATAAAAGAACTTACAACTTTTGCTAAAGAAAATAAAATTGATTTAACTATAGTAGGATCAGAAACTCCATTAGATTTAGGAATTGTAGATATATTTAGAATGAATAGTCTAAAAATATTTGGGCCATCAAAAAAAGCTTCTCAAATAGAATCAAGTAAAGAATTTGCAAAAAATATCATGAATAAAGCTAATGTCCCTACCGCCGACAGTATAACCTTTGACTCCTATCAAGAATCAATCAAATTTTTATCTAGAAAAACACCCCCATTTGTTATCAAGGCAAATGGCCTTGCAGCAGGTAAAGGTGTAACAATTGCCACATCGCATGAAGAAGCTTATGAAGCTTTAGATAACTGTTTAAATAAACAAATTTTTGGAGAATCAGGTAAAACTGTTTTAATTGAGGAATTTTTAGAAGGTAAAGAATTAAGTATATTTGCTTTTACAGATGGAAATTATATTTCACCGCTTATTGGAGCGTGTGACTATAAACGCGTTTATGATAACGATTTAGGGCCAAATACTGGAGGAATGGGAGGATATAGCCCTCCATATATTTTGAACAGTACTTTAAATCAAGAAATAAACTCAAAGATTATCACACCCACTATCCACGAAATGGCTAAAAACAATACGCCTTTTTCAGGAATTTTATATGGCGGATTGATTCTAACAAATCAAGGTCCAAAAGTAATTGAATATAACTGCAGGTTAGGAGATCCAGAAGCAGAAATATTACTTCCGTTATTAGATAGTAATTTATTCGAGATATGCCAAGCAGGTGCTGAAAACTCTCTAAGTCATTCAGAAATACGATGGTCAAGTGACTCTAGTGTAGGTATAGTTATAACGTCAAAAGGATATCCAAACGATTATGAAACAGATAAAATTATATCTATAGGAAATATAAAAAATAATTGCACAATATTCCATAACGGAACAAGCGTTGATAAAGAGAATAATTTAATATCTTCTGGGGGGCGTGTATTAACTATTGTCTCTACAAATAATACTATTGAAAATGCACGAAAAGATGTTTACGAATCTATAAAATCTGTTAATTTTATAGATTCCCATTATAGAACAGATATAGCTAAAACTACCGACAGATAAACAGTATGATAACTAACAGGCAATTTAAAATATACATAGAAAAATTCAAAGAATTTCAATCTACACCTAATTACAAATTGATGTTTTCTAAAAAGTGGAAAAATTTCCCTAGAATTTCTGAATTATTACAAGAAGAAAATATAGAAAAATTAACAAATAATGACCTAGAGGTAATTTATTCCAGTTTGCCAATTGGCCAAAAAAACAAATCGAAATTTTTATCTAATTCCTTAACTGATATACAGGAATGTTTATGGTTTTTATTATGGGAAGAATTATCTTATGAAATTAGAGTGTGGGAATTTTTGGACGACATGGGTGGTTATAAATTATTAGGAACAGATATTAACTTCACAAGTGGACTGCTAAGTGCACAACACCCTGATTTATATGGTCTTATTAATACAAGCACATCTAAAGGATTTAAAGTTTTAGGTTTCACACCTGATTTTTACAAAAACGAAAGTAAAGCAGGAATATTTCAAAAAAATCAGGAGGCATTATGGGAATTAAGTTACATTTCAGAACTGAATGATTTATTCCATACTCATGACTTTTTGGAATGCCTAGCCAAAAAACTTATCACTTAGAATTGAATCATATGATTAAAATTAATATACTTAAACGAGCAATATTTTAAGTATTCACACGATTTACTTTTAACTTTTTCATGTAACAAAAAAGGACAAAATAATGATTAAAGTCGGTATTTTAATTGGCAGTAAAACTGATCTTCCATATACAGAACCAACCCTCCAAATACTTACTGAAATGGGTATAGAGCATGAATTAAATATATTATCAGCTCATAGAAAACCGCAGGCAGTAGCCGAATATTCACAACAAGCTAAGGCAAAAGGTATAGAAGTAATAATTGCTATGGCTGGCGGAGCTGCAGCTCTACCAGGTACAGTTGCTGCATGGACAGAAATCCCTGTAATTGGTGTACCACTCCCTACAAGTGAAGTAAAAGGAATTGATGCATTATACGCTATAGTTCAAATGCCTCCGGGGATTCCTGTTGGATGTGTAGGTATCGGAGAATGGGGCGCAAGAAATGCAGCTTATTTAGCAGCTTCTATTGTAGGATTACAAGACGAAAAAGTCAGAGATTTATATGAAAAATATAGAAAAAACCTACGAGAAAATTAATACATGACTAACAAAAATATTACTGTCTTGATTGATTTTGATGACACTATTACCACAACCAATATCGCTCATATAGTATTATCAGAATTTGCTGAACCTAACTGGCCAGAAATTAGACAGCAATTTATTCAGGGTGAAATACCTCCAGAAGGCTATTTTGAGACACCTTTTGAAAATATTTCAGCCGAAAAATCCATCCAAACTAAACATATACAACAACATGCTATAGTTAGACCAGGATTTGTTGAGTTTAATAATTTTTGTATGGAAAACCGTATAAATATTATTATTGTTAGCAGGGGGTTAGATTACTACATTGAAGCTGTTCTTGATAAATACGAAATAACAAACATACCAATATATGCAGTCCCAACAAAATTTAACGGGGAAAAGATGAAAATCATATCAAAGTATACCGATATCAATTGTAATCAATGGGGAATATGTAAATGCAGTGTGTTAGAAAAATACCGTAAAACTAGTGATGTAATTATTTATATCGGTGATGGACAAAATGACTTATGTCCTGCAAGAAAAAGTAATATTATTTTCGCTAGAGATGCATTGTTAAGACATTGCAAACAAGAAAATATCGCTTTTTACCGATTTAGCGATTTTACAACTATACAAACAGAAGTTACGAAAATAATAGAGGAAAATAATGATTGATAGATATGCAAGAGAAATAATGAAATCAATTTGGTCTGAAAAAACTAAATATGATAATTGGTTAAAAGTAGAATTAGCAGTTTGTGAAGCTTGGAGTGAGATAGGAATTATACCCTTAGAAGATATGAAAAAGTTACAAAATGCTACATATAATCTTATCCGTATTAATGAAATATTCGATCAAACTAAACACGACATGACAGCTTTTACTCGTTCGATTACTGAGCAAATAGGCGAAGAAGGTAGATGGATTCACCTTGGTATAACATCAAATGACGTAATAGATACTGCCCAAAACTTGCAATTAGTAGAATCTGCAAACCAATTATTAAATGAGCTAGAAAGTGCCATTACAGCTGTAAAAACAAAAGCTATTGAACATAAAAATACACTAATAATGGGTAGAACTCATGGAATACATGCTGAGCCTACTACTTTCGGATTAAAATTAGCACTGTGGTGGGATGAATTAAATCGGTGCCGTACAAGATTAATCCAGGCAAAAGAAGGTATACAGGTATGTAAAATTTCTGGTGCAGTTGGAACCCATGCTACAATTCCTCCTATCATCGAAAAAAAAGTTAGCGAAAAATTGGGTTTAAAAGTTGCTCCAATTTCAAATCAAATTATCCAAAGAGACCGACATGCTCATTTTGTAACAACTATAGCACTGATTGGTGCTTCATTAGAAAAGTTTGGAACTGAAATACGATCTCTACAACGAACAGAAGTCCGTGAAGTTGAAGAACCATTTTCAGAAGGCCAAACCGGCTCTTCTGCTATGCCACACAAACGAAATCCAGAATTATCAGAAAGAATATGTGGTATCGCTAGACTTCTCAGAGGGTTTTCTATTACAGCAATGGAAAATGTTGCTTTATGGCATGAGAGAGATATAAGTCACTCATCTGCTGAGAGAATAATATTACCTGATGCATGTATGGGTTTGGATTACATTCTTTCGATATTTACCTATGTTATGGCAGGACTTAGGGTTTATCCTGAAAATATGATGGAAACCATTGAATCAACACGTGGAGTTATATTTTCTCAAAGGGTTTTACTCTCTTTAATTGATAAAGGCTTAAGTAGGGAAAACGCCTATGGTATAGTTCAAAAGAATGCAATGAGATCTTGGGATGATAAACTAGACTTTCGAGAATTGATTCGAAATGAAGAAATGGTAAAAACAGTATTAAAATCAGATGAACTAAATGAATTATTTGATTATAATTATTACACACAATATGTTAGTGAAACTTTTGATGAGTGTGGAATATTAAATAAATAGAAAGGTAAAAACATGTCATTACTAACAACCACAGATCTACCAAATCCAATTCATAAAGGTAAAGTTAGAGACACTTACGATCTAGGAGGAGGTTTCTTATTAATGGTTGCTACTGATCGCATATCTGCTTTTGACGTAGTACTACCTACTGGAATTCCTGAAAAAGGAATTGTCCTTACTGAGATTTCTGCATTTTGGTTTAACAAAACAAAACATATTATTGAGAACCATATGGTTGCACTATCAGAGGACCTTGCTCCCACATCATCACAATTCCAAAATATTCCAGAGGAAGTATCGAAACGAGGAATGGTAGTAAACCGAGCAAACAGATTAGATGTAGAATGTATTGTAAGAGGATACCTTGCTGGTTCTGCTTGGTCGGAATACAAATCTAAAGGAACAATATTTGGATCTAAGGCACCTGAAGGTATGAAAGAAGGTCAAAAACTAGAAACGCCTATCTTTACTCCCACTACAAAAGCAGAAATAGGTCATGATGAAAATATCACGATAGAAGAAATGAAGGGAATATTTGGAGAAGATTTAACAAACCAATTAGAAAAAATAAGTATAGAGTTATACAATTATGCGAACGACTATTCTGTATCAAAGGGAATAATACTAGCAGATACAAAATTTGAATTTGGTATGATTAACGATAAATTAACAATCATTGACGAGGTTCTAACTCCAGACTCAAGTCGATTTTGGGATTTAGATTCTTATGAAGAAGGTAGTCAACCGCCAAACTTTGACAAACAATTTGTCAGAGATTGGCTGGATACTAGTGGTTGGGATCACGAACCCCCTGCCCCAGAATTACCAGAAGATATAGTTAATAAAACTATAGAAAGATATAAATTAGCATATGAAATGTTAACAAAAGCTTAGGAAAAATAGTAATGCCAGATAATATAGCAAGTAAAAAAACACAGCAAAGAAAAGAGCGAAGAGAACGCCAACAAACAAAAGGAAAAACTAAAAATTACTTTTTCCTATCTATTTCTCTGATCATAGCAATACTCATTACTCTGTCTCTGTTTTTACCGTCAATAACAAGTACTTCAAATCAACCTAACCAAGGAGGTACTAATAGAGCAAGTTATAAATCAGGAGTTGGTACACCACAAACATTGATGGAAACTGCTAAACATAAAGATGGTATTGATATCGAATATAATACAACACCAGCATCTTCAGGTGATCACTGGTCAGTCTGGGCCAAGTGTGGATTTTATAATGAAGAACAAAAAGAAGAAAATACAGTCCACAACTTAGAGCACGGCAATATAGTTATGTATCATAACTTAACTCAAGCTTCACAAATACAAGAACTCAGAGAATTTACTGAAAGTTTAAACAATTCAAAAGATTGGTTAATCGTAAGTCCCTTAGAAAAACTACCTGCAGGCAAAATTTCTATGGTAGCCTGGGGTGTAATTCAAACATTTGACACAATAGACAAATCAGGTATTGAAAAATTCTTTGAAACATACAAAGGTAACATTTTTAGCGAAGAGACACGGGGTGTTGGGCGCGGGTTACCATGTACTGGTACTCCAACATCAATGTCAAAATAAAATGTTGATAGCAAAAATACATATAACCTTAAAAGAAGAGGTAAGTGATCCTCAAGGCATGACTGTTAAAAGTTCGTTATCTCGTATAGGACTTAATAACATACAATCAGTACGAATTGGAAAATATATTGAAGTTACTCTAGACACTGATTCTCATAAAGATGCAGAAAATAATGTAAAAGTAATGTGTGAAGAATTATTAGTAAATCAAGTTATAGAACAATATACATTTGAAATCACACATGTCTAATACTCTATAATGAACCTTTTGTACTTGGGATAACATCGCTGATAGCTGGGTCTATTTTGACAGCAGTTCTCAAAGATCTAGCCAAGCCTTTAAATAATGCTTCAGCTTTATGATGAGGATCAGAGCCTTCTAAAACCTGCGCATTCAAGTTCATTCCTGATTCAATAGCAAATCTTGCAAGAAAGTGTTCTATTAATTCACCATTAAAAGTTCCTATCATTACCCCTTCTAATTCTGATTTAACAACAGCATATCCCCTACCACTAAGATCTACCGCGACACGTGCTAATACTTCATCTAAAGGAATTAAAGCAAAACCCATACGAAATATCCCTTTACTATTGCCTAAAGCAGTTTTTAGTAATCTACCAAGCATAATCGAAACATCCTCAATTAAATGATGTTCATCTGTAATATTGTCACCTTCTGCTATAAGATCGATATCAATTAATGAATGGCGACTTAGTTGCTCCACTAGATGATCAAACATAGGATCACCAGTTTTTATTTTGTATTTCCCTGTACCATCCAGATCAATTGAAGCTGTGATTTTAGTTTCTCGCGTTTCACGAGTTTCACTTGCTATACGTTTTTTATTTTCTAATTTGTTCATAAAATTCTCCTATATTAGATAGAAATTTATTATTGTTTTATAAAATCTAAAAGTTTTTGATTTTGGTCACGAGAACCTATACTAATACGAAGGTAATTTCTTAATAATTCATTTTCATAATAACGTACAAGAATACCTTTTGATAGCAATCTATTATACAACTCAACTGAATCTAGATTAACAATTTTTGTGAGTATAAAATTTGCGTCAGATTTTATGGGCTCCATAAATGGGATTTCATTAAGCTGTTCAAACATCCAGTCTCGTTCTTTTTTTATAATATCCACCCGTTCAAGAAGTAATTCTAAATCCTCTAAAGAAGCCTTAACGGCAATTTCTGCTGCAATAGAAATATTGTATGGTGGTTTTATTACTAATAAATGTGATACCAAACTTGGATTCATTATGCCATACCCGATTCTCATCCCTGCTAAACCAGCCCATTTACTAAAAGTACGTAGTATTACTAAATTGGAATAATCATCAATTAGATCTATACACGTTTTACCTGAAAATTCATAGTATGCTTCATCTACTATAACTAAAACATCTTTTTGCAAAATTTTTGTAACAAGACTTTTATCAATTAAACGTCCAGTCGGATTATTTGGTGAAGTTAAAAATACAATCTTAACCCCATTTTCAATGGCAGATAATATTGAATCTTCGGTGATCTCGAAATTTTTATCCATAGACACTGAAACCGTTTCTCCACCAACTAATTCAGTAAATGTTGAATACATAGCAAAAGTTGGGACTGGCTGACATATCTTATCACCAGGTTCAATGAAAAGTCTTATCAATAAGTCAATAATCTCATCGCTACCCGCTCCAGCAATAATTCTATCAGAAGAAGTTCCTGCATAATTAGCTATAGCTTCTCTTAGTTTTTCTTGTAAAGGGTCTGGGTATATATTGTAGTCTTTAAATTCAGCTAATGCTTTAGCAACTTTAGGGGAAGACCCAAACATATTTTCATTTCCATCAAGTTTTACAATATCATTTTCCGAAACGCCAAACTTTTCAGCCATTATATCTGGCGGATAGATAGGAACATATGGTTGCATATTTTGTAACCGAGGTATTATCAATTTATCAATTTTTTTCTGATTCTCCATAAAGTATAAGTTCTCTTAATATGTTATAGACGAATTCGAGCAGATTCCCTATGACCTGTCAAGCCTTCATGCTCTGATATAATCATAGCAGTTGGTATCAATTCTTTTACAGTTTTATTATCTAATCCTATTATCGGCATATATTTAATAAATTGTTGTGCTCCAAGATACGATGAGTACCTTGATGTTCCAAAAGTAGGTAAAGTGTGACTTGGTCCAGCAATATAATCGCCCATCACTTCTGCAGAATAGTCTCCTACAAAAATAGCACCTGCATTAATAATATGATTTACCCAATCATTAGCATTTTGAATATTTAAACAAACATGCTCTGGAGCAATCAAATTAGTAAGCTCGACACATAATTGAATATTATCAACCAATATCAATGCACAATTATTATCTATTGATTTTTTTGCAATTTCATTTCTCTCTAATTTCTCTAATTGTTCATTGAGTTCTATTTCTACTTTTTTCAAAATATTTTCAGATGTAGTAATAAGAACAGGAAAAGCTAATTCATCATGCTCAGCCTGTGCTAACATATCTGCCGCACAAAACTCTGGTCGAGCAATATCATCTGCTATAACGACTGTCTCAGTTGGTCCGAATAATCCGTCTATTCCCACTTCTCCAAATACTTTTTTCTTTGCCAAAGTAACAAATATGTTACCGGGGCCACATATTTTATCCACTTTGGGTATTGTTTGTGTTCCATAAGCCATAGCTGCGATTGCTTGAGCCCCTCCAATGGAATACACCTTATCGATACCAGCTATTTGAGCAGCAGCAAGTATACTATCATCGGGCATGCCATTTGCTTTAGGAGGGGTACACAAAATAATTTCCGGAACTCCTACTGCCTTAGCTATCATAGAAGACATAAGTACAGTAGAAGGATAAGTAGCAGTTCCTCCAGGAACATATAAACCTACTTTTTGCATAGGAACGACCGATTCTCCTAAACCTGTTTCAACATCAAACCAACTTGACGGCATAGTCCGTTTAGCAAATTCATATATCCTTTTGGAAGAAATTTTTAAAGCATCTAAAAGTTCATTTGAAATATTTTTAGCACCATTACTAATATCTTCATCACTCAATTGAATTTTTGTTATATTAACTTTATCAAATTCTTTGGTATATTCAATTAAAGCTTGATCGCCGTGAATTCGTACATTTTCAAGTATTTTATCTACAGATTCATTATAAGATGATGAAACTGAATTTTGTGACAACTCTCCAGCATTAGCTGTGTTTCTATCTTGAATAAATGAGCGTGCAGCCTCAATATTTTTTATAATTTTCATAGTAGATACTCCTTTATTAATGATTGCCAGCTGCTTATTATATTGGCTCTATAGGCTTTTATCTCTTTTTTAGGTACTTGATGATATAAATCTTCTAAACTATCAGGTAAATTTTTTATAAAGTCATTAGCCAAAGATTCTGCCATTCCGCTATCTTTATCTGGATACTGCCTTCTTATCATAAATATTAATCTGCTCCAATCAAATGCATTGCTAAAAACCCGCTTAATTGTATCAGTAAATTCTTTAAATGATTCATTTGATATAAAATCAATTTCAATATCATCAAAATCTATAGCTAATTCATGAGTATATCCACTAAAGTTTTCATGTTGTAAATGAGTTTCTCTGTCCATATCTAGTTGCATAGCTCTATCCATAATATTGCCAATAATTTTATTTGGGAAAACGTTTCTATTACCAAAGTATGGTCGATACATATCAATAATCCATGTTTCATCAGCTACTAAGTGAAGTATATAACCTGCTAGAAAAGATTTTGTTACAGAATTTAATGATTCTTTATTTAAAAGTTTAGGGTTTTCTTTAAATAAATTGTGCGTACCTGTTCCAATTATCTTATTTGATATAGGGACAAAATGCGTGTTATCTCGACTCATTTTAGTAATAATTCTTACATCAGGAGAACAACAACCTAATAAAAATGAACCTATATTATTAGATATTAGTGAATCTTCTTCTAAACCTATACAGTCCAATCCAAAACCTATGTGAGCCACTAGATTAGGCATTATTTTTTACCTGAAATATTATTCATCAATTTCGTAAATAAATTTGATTCACCATCAAAAACATAATCTGGTTTGTTTACAATAATATTTGAAGCACCGATCTCTCGTAAATTATCAGTGACAACTTGTAAATTTTTGCGTTTTAATACTATGGTAAGACTATATGAACTACTACCATTAGTAGTATAAATTCGAGAAATCCGTGGCCCTTGAAATCCATTTGTGGTAATAGAATTCATGAAAGTATTTGCAGCATCTTCTTCATTATCTGCATTCAAGTT encodes the following:
- the purD gene encoding phosphoribosylamine--glycine ligase translates to MKVLIVGSGGREHAIAWSIRKTNSENLQIYVAPGNAGTLPFATNVNIQITQIKELTTFAKENKIDLTIVGSETPLDLGIVDIFRMNSLKIFGPSKKASQIESSKEFAKNIMNKANVPTADSITFDSYQESIKFLSRKTPPFVIKANGLAAGKGVTIATSHEEAYEALDNCLNKQIFGESGKTVLIEEFLEGKELSIFAFTDGNYISPLIGACDYKRVYDNDLGPNTGGMGGYSPPYILNSTLNQEINSKIITPTIHEMAKNNTPFSGILYGGLILTNQGPKVIEYNCRLGDPEAEILLPLLDSNLFEICQAGAENSLSHSEIRWSSDSSVGIVITSKGYPNDYETDKIISIGNIKNNCTIFHNGTSVDKENNLISSGGRVLTIVSTNNTIENARKDVYESIKSVNFIDSHYRTDIAKTTDR
- the purE gene encoding 5-(carboxyamino)imidazole ribonucleotide mutase; translated protein: MIKVGILIGSKTDLPYTEPTLQILTEMGIEHELNILSAHRKPQAVAEYSQQAKAKGIEVIIAMAGGAAALPGTVAAWTEIPVIGVPLPTSEVKGIDALYAIVQMPPGIPVGCVGIGEWGARNAAYLAASIVGLQDEKVRDLYEKYRKNLREN
- a CDS encoding HAD-IB family phosphatase, whose amino-acid sequence is MTNKNITVLIDFDDTITTTNIAHIVLSEFAEPNWPEIRQQFIQGEIPPEGYFETPFENISAEKSIQTKHIQQHAIVRPGFVEFNNFCMENRINIIIVSRGLDYYIEAVLDKYEITNIPIYAVPTKFNGEKMKIISKYTDINCNQWGICKCSVLEKYRKTSDVIIYIGDGQNDLCPARKSNIIFARDALLRHCKQENIAFYRFSDFTTIQTEVTKIIEENND
- a CDS encoding adenylosuccinate lyase, encoding MIDRYAREIMKSIWSEKTKYDNWLKVELAVCEAWSEIGIIPLEDMKKLQNATYNLIRINEIFDQTKHDMTAFTRSITEQIGEEGRWIHLGITSNDVIDTAQNLQLVESANQLLNELESAITAVKTKAIEHKNTLIMGRTHGIHAEPTTFGLKLALWWDELNRCRTRLIQAKEGIQVCKISGAVGTHATIPPIIEKKVSEKLGLKVAPISNQIIQRDRHAHFVTTIALIGASLEKFGTEIRSLQRTEVREVEEPFSEGQTGSSAMPHKRNPELSERICGIARLLRGFSITAMENVALWHERDISHSSAERIILPDACMGLDYILSIFTYVMAGLRVYPENMMETIESTRGVIFSQRVLLSLIDKGLSRENAYGIVQKNAMRSWDDKLDFRELIRNEEMVKTVLKSDELNELFDYNYYTQYVSETFDECGILNK
- a CDS encoding phosphoribosylaminoimidazolesuccinocarboxamide synthase; its protein translation is MSLLTTTDLPNPIHKGKVRDTYDLGGGFLLMVATDRISAFDVVLPTGIPEKGIVLTEISAFWFNKTKHIIENHMVALSEDLAPTSSQFQNIPEEVSKRGMVVNRANRLDVECIVRGYLAGSAWSEYKSKGTIFGSKAPEGMKEGQKLETPIFTPTTKAEIGHDENITIEEMKGIFGEDLTNQLEKISIELYNYANDYSVSKGIILADTKFEFGMINDKLTIIDEVLTPDSSRFWDLDSYEEGSQPPNFDKQFVRDWLDTSGWDHEPPAPELPEDIVNKTIERYKLAYEMLTKA
- a CDS encoding DUF3105 domain-containing protein, which codes for MPDNIASKKTQQRKERRERQQTKGKTKNYFFLSISLIIAILITLSLFLPSITSTSNQPNQGGTNRASYKSGVGTPQTLMETAKHKDGIDIEYNTTPASSGDHWSVWAKCGFYNEEQKEENTVHNLEHGNIVMYHNLTQASQIQELREFTESLNNSKDWLIVSPLEKLPAGKISMVAWGVIQTFDTIDKSGIEKFFETYKGNIFSEETRGVGRGLPCTGTPTSMSK
- the purS gene encoding phosphoribosylformylglycinamidine synthase subunit PurS produces the protein MLIAKIHITLKEEVSDPQGMTVKSSLSRIGLNNIQSVRIGKYIEVTLDTDSHKDAENNVKVMCEELLVNQVIEQYTFEITHV
- a CDS encoding imidazoleglycerol-phosphate dehydratase, encoding MNKLENKKRIASETRETRETKITASIDLDGTGKYKIKTGDPMFDHLVEQLSRHSLIDIDLIAEGDNITDEHHLIEDVSIMLGRLLKTALGNSKGIFRMGFALIPLDEVLARVAVDLSGRGYAVVKSELEGVMIGTFNGELIEHFLARFAIESGMNLNAQVLEGSDPHHKAEALFKGLARSLRTAVKIDPAISDVIPSTKGSL
- the hisC gene encoding histidinol-phosphate transaminase, translating into MENQKKIDKLIIPRLQNMQPYVPIYPPDIMAEKFGVSENDIVKLDGNENMFGSSPKVAKALAEFKDYNIYPDPLQEKLREAIANYAGTSSDRIIAGAGSDEIIDLLIRLFIEPGDKICQPVPTFAMYSTFTELVGGETVSVSMDKNFEITEDSILSAIENGVKIVFLTSPNNPTGRLIDKSLVTKILQKDVLVIVDEAYYEFSGKTCIDLIDDYSNLVILRTFSKWAGLAGMRIGYGIMNPSLVSHLLVIKPPYNISIAAEIAVKASLEDLELLLERVDIIKKERDWMFEQLNEIPFMEPIKSDANFILTKIVNLDSVELYNRLLSKGILVRYYENELLRNYLRISIGSRDQNQKLLDFIKQ
- the hisD gene encoding histidinol dehydrogenase, with translation MKIIKNIEAARSFIQDRNTANAGELSQNSVSSSYNESVDKILENVRIHGDQALIEYTKEFDKVNITKIQLSDEDISNGAKNISNELLDALKISSKRIYEFAKRTMPSSWFDVETGLGESVVPMQKVGLYVPGGTATYPSTVLMSSMIAKAVGVPEIILCTPPKANGMPDDSILAAAQIAGIDKVYSIGGAQAIAAMAYGTQTIPKVDKICGPGNIFVTLAKKKVFGEVGIDGLFGPTETVVIADDIARPEFCAADMLAQAEHDELAFPVLITTSENILKKVEIELNEQLEKLERNEIAKKSIDNNCALILVDNIQLCVELTNLIAPEHVCLNIQNANDWVNHIINAGAIFVGDYSAEVMGDYIAGPSHTLPTFGTSRYSSYLGAQQFIKYMPIIGLDNKTVKELIPTAMIISEHEGLTGHRESARIRL
- a CDS encoding zinc dependent phospholipase C family protein gives rise to the protein MPNLVAHIGFGLDCIGLEEDSLISNNIGSFLLGCCSPDVRIITKMSRDNTHFVPISNKIIGTGTHNLFKENPKLLNKESLNSVTKSFLAGYILHLVADETWIIDMYRPYFGNRNVFPNKIIGNIMDRAMQLDMDRETHLQHENFSGYTHELAIDFDDIEIDFISNESFKEFTDTIKRVFSNAFDWSRLIFMIRRQYPDKDSGMAESLANDFIKNLPDSLEDLYHQVPKKEIKAYRANIISSWQSLIKEYLL